Below is a window of Deltaproteobacteria bacterium HGW-Deltaproteobacteria-2 DNA.
GGGTAACACGGCCATGGAAGAAGTTGTCATGGCTCTGCAAACGCGCAAAGATCTTTATGGACTTTTCACAAAAATCAATACCGACCAGATTTATAAGACATCACGCCTGCTGACTCAGATTACCGGCATATCGGTACAGCCCAATAAAGCCATAGTAGGAGCAAACGCCTTCGCGCATGAATCAGGCATCCATCAGGACGGATTGATCAAGGAAAAGATCACTTATGAGATTATGACACCGCAGTCCGTCGGCATCAGCGAGACACATATCGTTTTGGGCAAACATTCCGGGCGCAATGCCATCTCACACCATTTAAAAAAAATGGGTTACGTACTGAATGATGAGCAACTTAATAAAGTCGCGGCAAGAGTAAAAGACCTGGCTGATGTCAAGAAAGATATTTATGATGAAGATCTGGAAGCTATCCTTTCCGAAGAAATTTACCGTGGAGAAGATAAATACAATCTGGTTTATCTCAATGTGGTCAGCGGCAATGTGGCCATTCCTACGGCGACCATGGAAATGCAGGTAGGCAATGACGTTGTAAGGGAAGCGGGATTCGGCAATGGTCCGGTGGACGCGACATTCGCGGCAATACGCAACATCACTAAAACTAATTATCCACTGATGAAATATATTGTCAACGCGATAACCGGCGGATCGGACGCGCAGGGCGAGGTTACCGTTCAGCTCAAATACAATGATCATTCCGTTGTTGGACGAGGCGCGCATCCAGATGTTATCGTCGCTTCCGCCAAGGCCTATATCAACGCTCTGAACCGTCTGGATTTTTTAAAGAGCAGCAGTAAAAAGGTTAAAGTTGTTGAATAAACTATTGAAATAAGCTAAAGATCTTTTCACTTTTCACAAGGAGAACAAATTGTGGGCAACACTATTACTGAAAAAATATTAATGGCTCATACAAATCTGAAAAAAATATCAGCTGGCCAGTTGATTAATGCCAAAGTGGACATTGCTTTGGGCAACGATGTTACCGCTCCGATAGCAATAAATGAGTTTAAAAAATCGGGTGGCAAAAAAGTATTTAATAAAAACAAAATAGCTTTAGTGCTGGATCACTTCACACCGAACAAAGACATTAATTCCGCCCAGCAGTGCAAGGCGGTACGTGAATTTGCCCTCAAACAGAAGATAACTCATTTCTACGAAGGCGGAAATGTCGGAATTGAACACGCTTTATTGCCGGAACAGGGTATCGTTGGGCCGGGAGATTTGGTTGTCGGCGCGGACAGCCATACCTGCACCTATGGCGCTCTTGGAGCTTTTGCCACCGGAGTTGGCAGCACCGATCTGGCGGCGGCAATGCTTACCGGCGAATTGTGGTTTAAAGTGCCACAATCTATCAAATTCGTCATTTACGGAAAACTGCAAAAATGGGTCTCCGGCAAGGATTTGATTTTGCATATCATAGGTAGAATCGGCGTTGACGGAGCTTTGTATAAAGCAATGGAATTTACCGGGGAAACTATCGGCAAATTGCCGATGGCCGACAGATTTTCCATGGCTAACATGGCTATTGAAGCCGGCGCGAAAAACGGAATTTTTGCTCCCGATAAAATCACCTCGGGATATGTAAAGAAAAGAACAAAGCGTGATTATAAATTTTATTATTCCGATAACGATGCGGTTTATTCCGATACAATTGAAATAAACGCGGCAAAAATTGAGCCGCAGGTGGCTTTCCCTCATTTGCCTTCCAACGTAAAAGGGATAAGCAAAGCAGGCAGGGTGAAAATTGACCAATCGCTCATCGGCTCCTGCACCAACGGAAGGATAGAAGATTTGAGAATTGCCGCTAAGATTTTGAAAAACAGAAGAGCGTCATCGAACGTAAGATTGATTGTCGTTCCGGCAACTCCGGAAATTTACAGGCAGGCAATCAAGGAAGGTTTGATTGAAACCTTCATGAAAGCCAATGCCATAATCAGCCCTCCTTCCTGCGGAGCCTGTCTTGGTGGTCATCTGGGAATTTTGGCAGAAGGAGAGCGAGCTGTCGCTACTACAAACCGTAATTTTGTCGGCCGTATGGGTCATACAAAAAGCGAAGTTTATCTGGCCAGTCCCGCGGTCGCGGCGGCATCTGCCGTTTTAGGGAGAATTGCCTCCCCTGAAGAATTATAAAAAATGTACAAACCCCACTTAGCTTCGCTCGTGGGATAATTCGTCCGACAAATTTCAGTGCGCTACGCTTCTGAAATTTGGGACTCATTAGAGGATTCTTAATATGATATTCAAAGGAAGAGTTTGGAAATTCGGAGATAATATCGATACAGATGCTATTATTCCGGCACGTTATTTAACGACATCGGATCCTAAAGAACTTGCGGCTCACTGTATGGAAGATGCCGATCCCAATTTTGTCACCAAGATGAAAACAGGCGATATTATTCTGGGCGGAGAAAATTTTGGCTGCGGCTCTTCACGCGAACACGCGCCTATTTCGATAAAAGAGGCCGGCATTTCCTGCGTTGTCGCTAAAAGTTTCGCCCGCATTTTTTACCGCAACTCCTTTAATATGGGACTACCCATTTTCGAATCAAGTGAACTTGTGGAAGCGATTAACGAAGGAGAAGAAATAATTGTGGACAGTGCCAGAGGGACAATAACAGTCACAAGTTCAAACAAAATTTTTTCGATCAATTCCATTCCGCCTTTTATGGAAGAACTCATTGCCGATGGCGGCTTGATGAAACATATCGTCAAGAAAAGAGCCCAAAATGAAAAGAGATAATTATAAAATCGCCGTATTTTCCGGTGACGGCATAGGACCGGAAATAATGAAAGAGGCGTTAAAGATTCTAAAGATTATCTTCGATAAGAAAAAAATTGAACTGCAACTAGAGGAAGGACTTGTCGGCGGATGCGCCTATGATCATTTTGGAGTTCCCCTGCCGGAAGAGAGTCTTGCGCTTGCCCGGAAAAGTGACGCGGTTTTACTGGGAGCGGTGGGCGGCCCCCAATGGGAATCGCTTGATTACAGCGTGAGGCCGGAAAGAGCGCTTATGGGTTTGCGCAGGGAATTGGATATTTTTGCTAATCTACGACCGGTTGTTGTTTTTGACGAACTTCTGGACGCTTCACCACTCAAGAAAAATATCGTGCGGGGCATTGATATCATGATTATCCGCGAGTTAACCGGTGACGTTTATTTCGGCAAGCCGCGCGGGGTGAAAAAAGGAAAAGATGGAAAGCGCAGAGGCGTCAACACGATGGCTTACTCTGAAGATGAAATCCGCAGAATTGCGGTGCGCGCCTTTGAAATTGCCCGAAC
It encodes the following:
- the leuC gene encoding 3-isopropylmalate dehydratase large subunit encodes the protein MGNTITEKILMAHTNLKKISAGQLINAKVDIALGNDVTAPIAINEFKKSGGKKVFNKNKIALVLDHFTPNKDINSAQQCKAVREFALKQKITHFYEGGNVGIEHALLPEQGIVGPGDLVVGADSHTCTYGALGAFATGVGSTDLAAAMLTGELWFKVPQSIKFVIYGKLQKWVSGKDLILHIIGRIGVDGALYKAMEFTGETIGKLPMADRFSMANMAIEAGAKNGIFAPDKITSGYVKKRTKRDYKFYYSDNDAVYSDTIEINAAKIEPQVAFPHLPSNVKGISKAGRVKIDQSLIGSCTNGRIEDLRIAAKILKNRRASSNVRLIVVPATPEIYRQAIKEGLIETFMKANAIISPPSCGACLGGHLGILAEGERAVATTNRNFVGRMGHTKSEVYLASPAVAAASAVLGRIASPEEL
- a CDS encoding 2-isopropylmalate synthase produces the protein MKKDKNRVYIFDTTLRDGEQSPGCSMNTEEKLILARHLERLGVDIIEAGFPIASEGDFDAVKQIAKEIKKSQVAGLARANKIDIDRAWQAIKGAAYPRIHTFISSSDIHLKYQLKKSREQVLKEAVAAVKLARSYTENVEFSPMDATRSDKDYLVEMVSAVIDAGAGTVNIPDTVGYAIPEEFGNLIAYLFANVKNMGDTIIATHCHNDLGLAVANSLAGIRQGARQVECTINGIGERAGNTAMEEVVMALQTRKDLYGLFTKINTDQIYKTSRLLTQITGISVQPNKAIVGANAFAHESGIHQDGLIKEKITYEIMTPQSVGISETHIVLGKHSGRNAISHHLKKMGYVLNDEQLNKVAARVKDLADVKKDIYDEDLEAILSEEIYRGEDKYNLVYLNVVSGNVAIPTATMEMQVGNDVVREAGFGNGPVDATFAAIRNITKTNYPLMKYIVNAITGGSDAQGEVTVQLKYNDHSVVGRGAHPDVIVASAKAYINALNRLDFLKSSSKKVKVVE
- the leuB gene encoding 3-isopropylmalate dehydrogenase; translated protein: MKRDNYKIAVFSGDGIGPEIMKEALKILKIIFDKKKIELQLEEGLVGGCAYDHFGVPLPEESLALARKSDAVLLGAVGGPQWESLDYSVRPERALMGLRRELDIFANLRPVVVFDELLDASPLKKNIVRGIDIMIIRELTGDVYFGKPRGVKKGKDGKRRGVNTMAYSEDEIRRIAVRAFEIARTRKKNLLSVDKANILESTELWRDVVTEVGQSYSDITLKHMYVDNCALQLIRNPAQFDVIVTTNLFGDILSDEAAMLTGSIGMLPSASLGDKTALYEPIHGSAPDIAGKNIANPLATILSVALMLRYSLSLPREADLIEEAVGKTLKAGFRTRDIYQKNKKLVGTEEMGDVIANKLCKLIN
- the leuD gene encoding 3-isopropylmalate dehydratase small subunit (catalyzes the isomerization between 2-isopropylmalate and 3-isopropylmalate in leucine biosynthesis), whose protein sequence is MIFKGRVWKFGDNIDTDAIIPARYLTTSDPKELAAHCMEDADPNFVTKMKTGDIILGGENFGCGSSREHAPISIKEAGISCVVAKSFARIFYRNSFNMGLPIFESSELVEAINEGEEIIVDSARGTITVTSSNKIFSINSIPPFMEELIADGGLMKHIVKKRAQNEKR